A genomic region of Streptomyces rimosus contains the following coding sequences:
- a CDS encoding amino acid ABC transporter ATP-binding protein, translated as MTVVHTDQQPVTARRAIEVEGLHKSFGALEVLKGIDFSVERGEVVCVIGPSGSGKSTLLRCVNLLEEPTAGRVTVAGTEVTDPDVDIDRVRRRIGMVFQSFNLFPHLTALENLTIAQRRVLRRDRAAAEQVARANLERVGLSDKESAYPAQLSGGQQQRVAIARALSMEPELMLFDEPTSALDPELVGDVLAVMRGLAQEGMTMLVVTHEMSFAREVADRVVFMDGGIIVEEGVPERVIADPQHERTRTFLARVLDPAAAGIIEVAEGEPPPGEQQP; from the coding sequence GTGACCGTCGTGCACACCGACCAGCAGCCGGTGACGGCACGCCGGGCGATCGAGGTCGAGGGGCTGCACAAGTCCTTCGGCGCGCTGGAGGTCCTCAAGGGCATCGACTTCTCCGTGGAACGGGGCGAGGTGGTGTGCGTCATCGGCCCGTCCGGGTCGGGCAAGTCGACGCTGCTGCGCTGCGTGAACCTGCTGGAGGAGCCGACCGCCGGCCGGGTCACCGTGGCGGGTACCGAGGTCACCGACCCGGATGTGGACATCGACCGGGTCCGCCGCCGCATCGGGATGGTCTTCCAGTCCTTCAACCTCTTCCCGCACCTGACCGCCCTGGAGAACCTGACGATCGCGCAGCGCCGGGTGCTGCGCCGCGACCGGGCGGCGGCCGAACAGGTCGCGCGCGCCAACCTCGAACGGGTGGGTCTGAGCGACAAGGAGTCCGCGTATCCGGCGCAGCTCTCGGGCGGTCAGCAGCAGCGAGTGGCCATCGCCCGCGCCCTGTCCATGGAACCGGAGCTGATGCTCTTCGACGAGCCGACCTCGGCGCTCGACCCGGAGCTGGTCGGCGACGTGCTGGCGGTGATGCGCGGGCTCGCGCAGGAGGGCATGACGATGCTGGTCGTCACGCACGAGATGAGCTTCGCGCGGGAGGTCGCGGACCGGGTGGTGTTCATGGACGGCGGGATCATCGTCGAGGAAGGCGTGCCGGAGCGGGTGATCGCCGATCCGCAGCACGAGCGGACCCGGACGTTCCTGGCCCGGGTGCTCGATCCGGCGGCCGCCGGGATCATCGAGGTGGCGGAAGGGGAGCCACCGCCCGGGGAGCAGCAGCCGTGA
- a CDS encoding acetylxylan esterase, with protein MFVDLPLDQLRAYRPPLPEPDGFDAFWRRTLDGAAAFDLDARFTETDAGLSQLHTCDVEFSGFGGHRVKGWFLMPRAAGGPLPCVVQYLGYGGGRMHPHDWLLWPAAGYATLVMDTRGQSGPNRPGDTPDPVAAANPGVPGKLTQGLLDPDGYYYRRVYTDGVRAVAAARGHAAVDATRIVVAGGSQGGAIALAVAGLVPGLAGALIDVPFLTHIRRAVEITDEGPYGELTRYLAGARTEVDAALHTLDHFDGLNFAVRASASALFGTALRDPVTPASTGFAAYHHYAGPKELRTWRFNGHEGGGGHQRAEEIRFVRGLMG; from the coding sequence TTGTTCGTCGACCTGCCCCTGGACCAGCTGCGCGCCTACCGGCCCCCGCTGCCCGAGCCCGACGGCTTCGACGCGTTCTGGCGGCGCACGCTGGACGGGGCCGCCGCGTTCGATCTCGACGCGCGCTTCACGGAGACCGACGCGGGTCTGTCCCAGCTGCACACCTGCGACGTGGAGTTCTCGGGCTTCGGCGGGCACCGCGTCAAGGGCTGGTTCCTGATGCCGCGCGCGGCGGGCGGGCCGCTGCCGTGCGTCGTGCAGTACCTCGGGTACGGCGGCGGCCGCATGCACCCGCACGACTGGCTGCTGTGGCCCGCCGCGGGCTACGCGACGCTGGTGATGGACACCCGGGGCCAGAGCGGCCCGAACCGCCCCGGCGACACGCCCGACCCGGTCGCCGCCGCCAACCCGGGCGTGCCCGGCAAGCTGACTCAGGGGCTGCTCGACCCCGACGGCTACTACTACCGCCGGGTCTACACCGACGGCGTACGGGCCGTGGCGGCGGCACGCGGGCACGCGGCGGTGGACGCCACGCGGATCGTGGTGGCGGGCGGCAGCCAGGGCGGCGCCATCGCGCTGGCCGTGGCCGGGCTGGTGCCGGGCCTCGCGGGCGCACTGATCGACGTACCGTTCCTGACCCACATCCGGCGCGCCGTCGAGATCACCGACGAGGGCCCGTACGGTGAGCTGACCCGCTATCTCGCGGGCGCCCGGACCGAGGTGGACGCGGCCCTGCACACGCTCGACCACTTCGACGGCCTGAACTTCGCGGTCCGCGCGAGCGCCTCCGCCCTCTTCGGGACCGCGCTGCGCGACCCGGTCACGCCCGCCTCCACCGGTTTCGCCGCGTACCACCACTACGCGGGCCCGAAGGAGCTGCGGACCTGGCGGTTCAACGGGCACGAGGGCGGGGGCGGGCACCAGCGGGCGGAGGAGATCCGCTTCGTGCGGGGGCTGATGGGCTGA
- the xylA gene encoding xylose isomerase yields the protein MSYQPVPEDKFSFGLWTVGWQGRDPFGDATRRPLDPVEAVHRLADLGAYGVTFHDDDLIPFGSGDIAREAAVKRFRQALDATGLAVPMATTNLFTHPVFKDGAFTANDRDVRRYALRKTLRNIDLAAELGARTYVAWGGREGAESGAAKDVRAALDRMKEAFDLLGQYVVEQGYDLRFAIEPKPNEPRGDILLPTVGHALAFIERLERPELYGVNPEVGHEQMAGLNVPHGIAQALWAGKLFHIDLNGQSGVKYDQDLRFGAGDLRAAFWLVDLLETAGYDGPRHFDFKPPRTEDPDGVWDSAAGCMRTYLILKERAAAFRADPAVQEALRASRLDELARPTAEDGLAALLADRTAYESFDAEAAAARGMAFERLDQLAMDHLLRAR from the coding sequence ATGAGCTACCAGCCCGTGCCCGAGGACAAATTCAGCTTCGGCCTGTGGACGGTCGGCTGGCAGGGCCGCGACCCGTTCGGGGACGCCACCCGCCGCCCGCTCGACCCGGTCGAGGCCGTCCACCGGCTGGCGGACCTGGGCGCGTACGGCGTCACCTTCCACGACGACGACCTGATCCCCTTCGGGTCCGGCGACATCGCCCGCGAGGCGGCCGTCAAGCGCTTCCGCCAGGCGCTGGACGCCACCGGGCTGGCCGTCCCGATGGCGACGACCAACCTCTTCACCCATCCGGTCTTCAAGGACGGCGCCTTCACCGCCAACGACCGCGACGTACGGCGCTACGCGCTGCGCAAGACCCTGCGGAACATCGACCTGGCGGCCGAGCTGGGCGCCCGTACGTACGTGGCGTGGGGCGGACGCGAAGGCGCGGAGTCCGGCGCGGCCAAGGACGTGCGCGCTGCCCTGGACCGGATGAAGGAGGCGTTCGACCTCCTCGGCCAGTATGTCGTCGAACAGGGCTACGACCTGCGGTTCGCCATCGAACCGAAGCCCAACGAGCCGCGCGGCGACATCCTCCTGCCCACCGTCGGCCACGCCCTCGCGTTCATCGAGCGGCTGGAACGGCCGGAGCTGTACGGCGTCAACCCGGAGGTCGGCCACGAGCAGATGGCCGGGCTGAACGTCCCGCACGGCATCGCGCAGGCCCTGTGGGCGGGCAAGCTCTTCCACATCGACCTGAACGGGCAGTCCGGCGTCAAGTACGACCAGGACCTGCGGTTCGGCGCCGGCGATCTGCGCGCCGCGTTCTGGCTGGTGGACCTGCTGGAGACGGCGGGGTACGACGGTCCGCGGCACTTCGACTTCAAGCCGCCGCGCACCGAGGACCCGGACGGCGTGTGGGACTCGGCGGCCGGATGCATGCGCACCTATCTGATCCTCAAGGAGCGCGCCGCGGCCTTCCGCGCGGACCCGGCCGTCCAGGAGGCGCTGCGCGCGTCCCGGCTGGACGAGCTGGCCCGGCCCACCGCCGAGGACGGGCTCGCCGCCCTGCTCGCGGACCGTACGGCGTACGAGTCCTTCGACGCGGAAGCGGCCGCCGCCCGCGGGATGGCCTTCGAGCGGCTCGACCAGCTCGCGATGGACCATCTGCTGCGGGCGCGCTGA
- the xylB gene encoding xylulokinase: MGTQAAGPLVVGVDSSTQSAKALVVDAATGRVVARGQAPHVVGGGTGPGGAGKESDPEQWWQALGEALRQCGDAARQAAAVSVAGQQHGLVTLDASGRPVRPALLWNDVRSAPQQRRLLEEFGGPQAWARRVGSVPQPAFTVTKWAWLRETEPAAADATAAVRLPHDYLTERLTGEAVTDRGDASGTGWWSPADETYDEEILRHVGLDPKTLPRVARPGEAAGTVRGGELPLPQGALVAAGTGDNMAAALGLGLRPGRPVLSLGTSGTVYAVSDRRPPGDPTGTVAGFADARGDWLPLACTLNCTLAVDRVATLLGLEREDVEPGGSVVMLPFLDGERTPALPHASGLLHGLRHDTTRGQVLQAAYDGAAFALLQALGRIAGEDLPADVPLLLIGGGARGRAWRDTVRRLSGRPVVVPEAAELVALGAAAQAAGLLLGEDPAAVARRWGTARGTEYAAVPCDTAARERLAETLSAGGALLGA; this comes from the coding sequence ATGGGCACACAGGCAGCGGGACCGCTGGTGGTCGGCGTGGACAGTTCCACCCAGTCCGCCAAGGCGCTCGTGGTGGATGCCGCGACGGGCCGGGTCGTCGCCCGCGGGCAGGCTCCGCACGTGGTCGGCGGTGGTACGGGGCCCGGCGGCGCGGGCAAGGAGAGCGACCCCGAGCAGTGGTGGCAGGCGCTCGGCGAGGCGCTGCGCCAGTGCGGTGACGCCGCGCGGCAGGCGGCGGCCGTCTCCGTCGCGGGCCAGCAGCACGGCCTGGTCACCCTCGACGCTTCGGGGCGGCCGGTGCGTCCGGCGCTGCTGTGGAACGACGTACGGTCGGCGCCCCAGCAGCGGCGTCTGCTGGAGGAATTCGGCGGGCCGCAGGCATGGGCGCGGCGGGTGGGCAGTGTGCCGCAGCCCGCGTTCACCGTGACCAAGTGGGCCTGGCTGCGCGAGACCGAACCCGCGGCGGCCGACGCGACGGCCGCGGTACGGCTGCCGCACGACTATCTCACCGAGCGTCTGACGGGCGAGGCGGTCACCGACCGCGGCGACGCGTCCGGTACGGGCTGGTGGTCACCGGCCGACGAGACGTACGACGAGGAGATCCTGCGGCACGTCGGCCTGGACCCGAAGACGCTGCCGCGGGTGGCGCGTCCCGGTGAGGCGGCGGGCACCGTACGGGGCGGTGAACTGCCGCTTCCACAGGGTGCGTTGGTCGCGGCGGGCACCGGCGACAACATGGCGGCGGCGCTGGGGCTCGGACTGCGTCCGGGCCGGCCCGTCCTGAGTCTGGGCACCTCGGGCACGGTCTACGCGGTGTCCGACCGGCGTCCGCCCGGCGATCCGACGGGCACCGTCGCCGGGTTCGCCGACGCGCGCGGCGACTGGCTGCCGCTGGCCTGCACCCTGAACTGCACGCTGGCCGTGGACCGGGTCGCCACCCTGCTCGGGCTGGAGCGGGAGGACGTGGAGCCCGGCGGATCGGTGGTGATGCTCCCCTTCCTGGACGGCGAGCGCACGCCCGCTCTACCGCACGCGTCCGGGCTGCTGCACGGCCTGCGGCACGACACGACACGCGGGCAGGTACTCCAAGCGGCCTACGACGGGGCGGCCTTCGCGCTGCTCCAGGCGCTGGGCCGGATCGCGGGCGAAGACCTGCCCGCCGATGTGCCGCTGCTGCTGATCGGCGGCGGAGCGCGGGGCCGGGCCTGGCGGGACACCGTACGCCGGCTTTCGGGGCGGCCCGTAGTGGTGCCCGAGGCCGCCGAACTGGTCGCCCTCGGCGCGGCGGCGCAGGCCGCGGGGCTGCTGCTGGGCGAGGACCCGGCGGCGGTGGCGCGGCGCTGGGGGACGGCGCGCGGTACCGAGTACGCGGCGGTTCCGTGCGACACGGCGGCGCGGGAGCGGCTGGCGGAAACGCTCTCTGCCGGTGGGGCGCTGCTGGGGGCGTGA
- a CDS encoding ROK family transcriptional regulator — protein MTAPGADTQHGIRRRNLARVLGAVAADGPVSRAGVAARVGLTRAAVGTLVDALLRAGLLVETGPAATGGRGRPGSELAVSDTGPAGIGAEIGVGNLAVCAVDLRGRIRARAAADVADRGSEPGPVLRRLAGMIAEVTDRIAALDLRPAGLTVAVPGLVARGTTTVVHAPNLGWRNVDPAPVLRALTAVPEPLTVENEANLGALAELRLGGGPDGSGAPPPDFLHVSAEAGIGAAVVVDGQLLRGARGFAGELGHVPVYPGGRPCGCGARGCLEQYAGEAAVLRAAGLDPGRAAAGHPGPRARVELLAHRAAAGNPATLAALRDAGTALGIALAGAVHLLDPEAVLLGGALARLAPWLLPSLERELTARTALAPYAGTAPRIRVAAARCGADGPLLGAAHAALRAVLDDPLGRSWTPAVSRQLSGE, from the coding sequence ATGACCGCTCCCGGCGCCGACACGCAGCACGGCATCCGCCGCCGCAACCTGGCGCGGGTCCTGGGGGCCGTGGCCGCCGACGGGCCCGTGTCGCGGGCAGGTGTCGCGGCGCGGGTCGGGCTGACCCGGGCGGCCGTCGGCACACTGGTCGACGCCCTGCTGCGGGCCGGTCTGCTGGTCGAGACGGGCCCGGCGGCGACCGGCGGACGCGGGCGGCCGGGCAGCGAACTGGCCGTCAGCGACACCGGGCCCGCGGGCATCGGCGCCGAGATCGGCGTGGGCAACTTGGCGGTGTGCGCCGTCGATCTGCGCGGGCGGATACGGGCCCGGGCGGCGGCCGACGTGGCCGACCGGGGCAGCGAGCCGGGCCCCGTACTGCGCCGTCTGGCCGGGATGATCGCGGAGGTCACGGACCGGATCGCGGCGCTGGACCTGCGGCCCGCCGGGCTCACGGTCGCGGTCCCGGGGCTGGTGGCACGCGGTACGACGACCGTGGTGCACGCCCCCAACCTCGGCTGGCGGAACGTCGATCCGGCTCCGGTACTCCGCGCCCTGACCGCCGTGCCCGAGCCGCTCACCGTCGAGAACGAGGCCAACCTCGGCGCGCTGGCCGAGCTGCGGCTCGGCGGCGGGCCGGACGGCAGTGGAGCGCCGCCGCCCGACTTCCTCCACGTCTCGGCGGAGGCGGGAATCGGCGCAGCGGTCGTCGTGGACGGTCAACTGCTGCGTGGGGCGCGGGGGTTCGCGGGTGAGCTGGGGCACGTACCGGTGTATCCCGGCGGGCGGCCGTGCGGCTGCGGCGCGCGGGGGTGCCTGGAGCAGTACGCGGGAGAAGCGGCCGTACTACGGGCGGCCGGTCTCGACCCGGGGCGTGCGGCGGCCGGGCACCCCGGTCCGCGGGCGCGCGTCGAACTCCTCGCCCATCGCGCCGCCGCCGGGAACCCCGCCACGCTGGCCGCCCTGCGGGACGCGGGGACGGCGCTCGGGATCGCGCTCGCGGGGGCCGTGCACCTGCTCGACCCGGAGGCGGTGCTGCTCGGCGGGGCGCTGGCGCGGCTGGCGCCCTGGCTCCTGCCGTCGCTGGAGCGGGAGCTGACGGCCCGTACGGCCCTCGCGCCGTACGCGGGGACCGCGCCGCGGATACGGGTGGCCGCCGCCCGCTGCGGCGCCGACGGGCCGCTGCTCGGCGCCGCGCACGCCGCCCTGCGCGCCGTTCTCGACGATCCGCTGGGCCGGTCCTGGACACCCGCCGTTTCCCGGCAGCTCTCCGGAGAATAA
- a CDS encoding family 2B encapsulin nanocompartment shell protein: MTVTDETIPGPEGETQNSSLTTAAARNLATTTKTVPQMQGVTSRWLLRLLPWVQVSGGTYRVNRRLTYTVGDGRVDFAVSGTEVSIIPDELRELPALRDFTDSAVLGALGERFVQREYAPGDAIATAGAPADRLVLIVHGRADRIGAGKYGDETVLEALAGGDHLGDKPLTDTAASWEYTYRAVTRVTVMELPRQAAQEVTDRSQELRDHLATAGAGSAPPRNASGERAIEVASGHHGEPRVPGTFVDYELNPREYELSVAQSVLRAHTRVGDLYSDPMNQVEQQLRLTIQALRERQEHEMVNNREFGLLHNADLTQRVRTRSGPPTPDDLDDLLATVWKDPAFLLAHPKAIAAFGRQCSARGLYPTAVDFMGHSLPSWRGVPIFPCNKIPVGADGTSSFLVMRTGEEKQGVVGLHQTGIPDEYEPGLSVRFMGVNDQAIANYLVSAYYSAAILVPDALGILEDVQTGQ, from the coding sequence GTGACGGTTACGGACGAGACAATTCCCGGCCCCGAGGGCGAAACTCAGAATTCCAGCCTCACGACGGCGGCGGCCCGCAATCTGGCCACGACCACCAAGACCGTGCCGCAGATGCAGGGCGTCACCTCACGCTGGCTGCTGCGGCTGCTGCCCTGGGTGCAGGTCTCCGGCGGTACGTACCGCGTCAACCGGCGGCTGACCTACACGGTCGGCGACGGCCGCGTGGACTTCGCCGTCTCTGGCACCGAAGTATCGATCATCCCCGACGAACTGCGCGAACTGCCCGCGCTGCGCGACTTCACCGACAGCGCGGTGCTCGGCGCGCTCGGCGAGCGCTTCGTCCAGCGCGAGTACGCGCCCGGCGACGCGATCGCCACCGCCGGCGCGCCCGCCGACCGCCTGGTGCTGATCGTGCACGGCCGGGCCGACCGGATCGGCGCCGGGAAATACGGCGACGAAACGGTCCTGGAAGCGCTCGCCGGGGGCGACCACCTCGGCGACAAGCCGCTCACCGACACCGCCGCCTCGTGGGAGTACACCTACCGCGCGGTGACCCGGGTGACCGTCATGGAGCTGCCCCGGCAGGCCGCGCAGGAGGTCACGGACCGCTCGCAGGAGCTGCGCGACCACCTCGCGACGGCCGGCGCGGGCAGCGCTCCGCCGCGCAACGCCAGCGGCGAGCGGGCCATCGAGGTCGCCTCCGGCCATCACGGCGAGCCGCGGGTGCCCGGCACCTTCGTCGACTACGAGCTCAACCCCCGGGAGTACGAGCTGAGCGTGGCGCAGTCGGTGCTGCGGGCCCACACCCGGGTCGGCGACCTGTACAGCGACCCGATGAACCAGGTCGAGCAGCAGTTGCGGCTGACCATCCAGGCGCTGCGCGAGCGCCAGGAGCACGAGATGGTCAACAACCGCGAGTTCGGGCTGCTGCACAACGCCGACCTGACGCAGCGCGTCCGTACCCGCAGCGGCCCGCCCACCCCCGACGACCTCGACGACCTGCTCGCGACGGTGTGGAAGGACCCGGCCTTCCTGCTCGCCCACCCGAAGGCGATCGCCGCCTTCGGCCGGCAGTGCAGCGCCCGTGGCCTGTATCCGACGGCGGTCGACTTCATGGGGCACTCGCTGCCTTCCTGGCGCGGGGTCCCGATCTTCCCGTGCAACAAGATTCCGGTCGGCGCGGACGGCACCAGTTCGTTCCTGGTGATGCGCACCGGCGAGGAGAAGCAGGGCGTCGTCGGACTGCACCAGACGGGAATCCCGGACGAATACGAGCCGGGGCTCTCGGTGCGGTTCATGGGCGTCAACGACCAGGCCATCGCCAACTATCTCGTGAGCGCCTACTACTCCGCCGCGATCCTGGTGCCGGACGCGCTGGGAATTCTGGAGGACGTGCAGACCGGCCAATGA
- a CDS encoding family 2B encapsulin nanocompartment shell protein, whose product MTTSADPTSGPGATPDTDQARTSLATAAARNLATTTKTVPQMQGISSRWLLRVLPWTQVSGGTYRVNRRLTHTLGDGRVEFTSTGSDVRVIPAELRELPPLRDFDDPAALEALAGQFVQEEHAPGDVLVEQGRPADRVVLVAHGKLNRIGTGKYGDETVLGVLADGDHLGETALLSPDAVWEHTVRAVTRVTVLTLPRTAYEQLADRSPGLRDHLERYRTAQIPPQNKHGEAAIDVASGHTGEPALPGTFVNYEVAPREYELSVAQTVLKIHTRVADLYNNPMNQLDQQLRLTIEALRERQEHEMVNNREFGLLHNADLKQRIHTRSGPPTPDDLDELIARRRKTQYLLAHPRTIAAIGREWNARGIYPTTAEIGGTPVRAWRGIPLLPCNKIPVNPDQTSSIIAMRVGEENQGVVGLHQTGIPDEYQPGLSVRFMGINDQAVINYLVSAYYSAAVLVPDALGVLEDVEIGH is encoded by the coding sequence ATGACCACATCTGCGGACCCGACGTCCGGACCCGGCGCCACCCCGGACACCGACCAGGCGCGCACCAGCCTGGCGACAGCCGCGGCACGCAATCTGGCCACCACGACCAAGACCGTGCCGCAGATGCAGGGGATCTCCTCCCGCTGGCTGCTGCGCGTGCTGCCGTGGACGCAGGTCTCCGGCGGCACGTACCGCGTCAACCGGCGCCTGACGCACACCCTGGGAGACGGCCGGGTCGAGTTCACCAGCACCGGTTCCGACGTCCGGGTCATCCCCGCGGAGCTGCGGGAGCTGCCGCCGCTGCGCGACTTCGACGATCCGGCGGCGCTGGAGGCGCTGGCCGGTCAGTTCGTGCAGGAGGAGCACGCGCCCGGTGACGTGCTGGTGGAGCAGGGACGGCCGGCCGACCGGGTCGTCCTGGTCGCGCACGGCAAGCTGAACCGTATCGGCACCGGCAAGTACGGCGACGAAACGGTCCTCGGCGTCCTCGCGGACGGCGACCACCTGGGCGAAACGGCACTGCTGTCACCGGACGCGGTCTGGGAGCACACGGTCCGCGCGGTCACCCGGGTGACCGTACTGACGCTGCCCCGCACCGCGTACGAACAGCTCGCGGACCGCTCCCCCGGCCTGCGCGACCACCTGGAGCGCTACCGCACCGCCCAGATCCCGCCGCAGAACAAACACGGCGAGGCGGCCATCGACGTGGCCTCGGGCCACACCGGCGAACCCGCGCTGCCGGGCACCTTCGTCAACTACGAAGTGGCGCCGCGTGAATACGAACTGAGCGTCGCGCAGACCGTACTGAAGATCCACACCCGGGTCGCCGACCTCTACAACAACCCGATGAACCAGCTGGACCAACAGTTGCGGCTGACCATCGAGGCGCTGCGCGAGCGCCAGGAGCACGAGATGGTCAACAACCGCGAGTTCGGCCTGCTGCACAACGCCGATCTCAAGCAGCGCATCCACACCCGCAGCGGCCCGCCCACCCCGGACGACCTGGACGAACTGATCGCGCGGCGCCGCAAGACGCAGTACCTGCTGGCCCACCCGCGCACCATCGCGGCCATCGGCCGGGAGTGGAACGCCCGCGGCATCTACCCCACCACCGCGGAGATCGGCGGCACCCCCGTCCGCGCCTGGCGCGGCATCCCGCTGCTCCCCTGCAACAAGATCCCCGTCAACCCCGACCAGACCAGCTCGATCATCGCCATGCGCGTCGGCGAGGAGAACCAGGGCGTCGTCGGCCTGCACCAGACCGGCATCCCCGACGAGTACCAGCCCGGCCTCTCCGTCCGCTTCATGGGCATCAACGACCAGGCGGTCATCAACTACCTGGTGAGCGCCTACTACTCGGCAGCCGTCCTGGTACCGGACGCACTGGGCGTCCTGGAGGACGTGGAGATCGGCCACTAG